The Ferrovibrio sp. MS7 sequence TACTCAGCATGCTGTCGCTGCTGGTGGTGACACCGGTGGTGTCGTTCTATCTGCTGCGCGACTGGGACACCATGATGGCGCTGATCGACGAGCATCTGCCGCGCCGCCAGGCCGAGGTGATCCGGGCCCAGGCGCGAGCCATTGATGGCGTGCTGGCCGGTTTCGCGCGCGGCCAGATGATGGTGTGTCTCGCGCTCGGCAGCTTCTACGGCATCGGCCTGTCGCTGGTCGGCCTGGATTTCGGCCTGGTGATCGGCCTGGGTGCCGGCGCGATCTCGTTCATTCCCTATGTCGGTACGATCCTTGGCTTCGTCGTCAGCATGGGCGTGGCCCTGGTGCAGTTCTGGCCGGACTGGACGATGATTGCCATTGTCGCTGCCGTGTTCGGCGCCGGGCAGTTCATCGAGGGCAATTTCCTCACGCCCAAGCTGGTCGGCGACCGCGTCGGCCTGCATCCGGTGTGGATCATGTTCGGCCTTTTTGCCGGCGGTGCACTGTTCGGCTTTGTCGGCATGCTCATCGCCGTGCCGGTCTGCGCCGTGATCGGCGTGCTGACCCGCTTCACGCTGGAACGCTACCGCGCCAGCGCACTCTATCATGGCGGCCCGGCGAAAATCGAACCGCCCGCCGAGCCCCCCGCTAGTTCATGAACAAGTCACAACTGAGTCTCGGCCTCGCGCTGCCGGTCTCCTGGGCGCGGGAGGATTTCCTCGTGGCGCCGGGCAATGAAACCGCGCTGGCCTGGATCGACCGCTGGCCGGACTGGCCGAATGGCATCCTGGTGCTGCATGGCCCGGATGGCAGCGGCAAGACTCATCTCGGCCATATCTGGGCGACACGTTCCGGCGCGCGTTTCGCGGCTGCCGCCGATCTGCGCGTCGAGAGCGTCGATGCCCTGGCAGAGACAGCCTTGGTGCTGGAGGATGCGGCCACGGCGGCAGCGGCCGAGCCGGCGGCGTTGTTTCACCTGATCAACCTGATGCGCGAACGCGGCCACGGCCTGTTGCTGTTGAGTGAGGCGCCGCCGGCCGCCTGGGGTGTCACCTTGGCCGATCTGGCCTCGCGGCTGAAAGCCATGCCGGTCGCCGCCATCGCACCGCCGGACGATGCCTTGCTTGGTGCCGTGATGGTGAAGCTGTTCGCCGACCGCCAGCTTATCGTCGGCCAGGATGTGATCGCCTATCTGCTGCCGCGCATCGAGCGCTCGTTCCATGCAGCGCGCCATTGGGTGGCGCGGCTGGATGCGGCGGCCTTGGCCGAACAGCGTGCCATCACCATCGCGCTGGCACGCAAGCTGCTGGAAGCAGACAGCGCGGCGCAACTCCCTGGACTTTAGCCGCGCCTCACCAGAAGCAGGCAGCCGCCGATGATCAGGCCGGCGCCGGCCCAGGTCGCGGGGCCGGGCAGGTGGTTGAAGGCGAGCCAGCCGATCAGCGCGCCGAAGGCGACCGAACTGTAGCCGAACGGCGCCAGCCAGGCGGCATCGGCGAGGCGGTAGGCGCGCACATTGCACATTTGCCCCAGGATCGCCATCGGCCCGAGCAGGCAGAGCGCGCCGAGCGTGGTCCAGCTTGCATCGGTCCACAGAAACAGCATCGCCGGCAACAGCAGCAGCACGGCAAAGCCGTTCACATGCAGCAGCATGGAAAGCATGGTTTCATGCCGCGTCAGATACTTGATCAGAATGATCTCGCAGGCGGTGAGCAGGGCGCCGAGGATGGCGGCCAGCGGCGCGATGCCGTGATCAAGCAGATTGGTGAGGTTGCCGTCAGGTGTATTGCCGCGCACGATGACGAAGGCGCCGGCAAGGCAGATAATGGCTGCCACGATCTGCGCCCGGCGCAACCGCTCGCCAAGCAGCAGCACCGCCAGCAGCATCACGAACAGGCCCTGCAGCAGCGCGAGTGCTGAAGCGTCAGCCAGCGGCATATGGGTGGCGCCGTAGATCGAGCAGGCGCCGCCGAACACGCCGCAGCAGGCGCGCAGCAGATGCAGCCAGCGCCGCCCGGTGCCGAGCGCGCGGGCCGGGGAGAGCCGCTGATAGGCGGCGATGCCCGACACGGTGGCGAAGCCGGAGAGATAGCGGATGAACACGATCTGCAACGCCGGCAGCATGCCACCGGTGAGCTTGCCGGAAGCATAAAGCAGCGAGAAGGCGAGCGAGGCGGCCAGCACCCACAAAGCTGCTGAAAGATTCTGGGCTGCAGAAAGCTTGGGGGCAGTGGCGATTTTGCGGGCTTCGGGTTCCATCGGCGCCGCGCAGTATAGGCGGCAGCCGGAATCCGGCAACACTGTGGCGGCCACTATTTGGGCGGGTGAAACTGCCACAATATGGCTTCATTCGCGCCCAGCCCGCGCCTGAATCCAGCGGCGATATCGGATCACCCGCAACCGACTAAACGGGATGATCGTGATGTTCGCGCTGCGCTTTCACGGCCGATTCCTGGTTATTTGCTGCGCCATGCTCTGCACGGTTTCAGCCCGGGCTTCGGCGCAGGAAACCATCCGTATGCCGGTGGAGATCGATGGCGAGCATGTCAGCCTCTCGACGCAGATATACCGCCCCGTCGGCAAAGGGCCGTTTCCGACCTTGATCTTCCATCATGGCTCGACCTACCGGGGCACCAAGCCGCAGCAATTCGCCATGGTGTTCGATCCCAAGCCGATGGCGGAATGGTTCGTGGCGCACGGCTGGGCCGTGGTGCTGCCATCGCGTCGCGGCCGTGGCGGTTCGGATGGGGTTTATGATGAAGGCTTCGCCGAGGACCGCGACTTCGGCTATAGCTGCTCGCCCGCGCGATCCATCCCCGGTGCCGACCGCGCGCTGCGCGATATCGATGCCGCCACCGACCTGATCCTGAAGATGACCTTCGTCGATGCTGCGCAGGTGGTGGTGGGTGGCCATTCGCGCGGCGGCATCCTCAGCATCGCCCATGCCGGACGCAACCCCGATATGTATCGCGGCGTACTGAACTTCGTCGGCGGCTGGGTCGGCGAGGATTGCAACCACGTGATCTACAAATCCGCGCCCTATATCGACCGCCTGCTGATGGGGCGTGGCACCACCACGGCATTACCGATGCTGTGGCTCTATGCCGAGAATGATTCCTATTGTTCGGAAGATTATTACCGCCGCAACTTCGAGGTCTTCATCAATGCCGGCGGCCATGCCGAATATCGGCAATACACCCTGCCGAAGCGGGTGGATGGTCATGCCCTGGTGTTCTTTCCCAAGGTCTGGGGTGGCGCGGTGGAGCAGTATCTGGCGGCGCGCGGCCTGCCGGTGCAGGCGGGCGAAACCAGAATGGCCGCAAACTAGGCGCTAGTCTTCCAGCTTGCTGCCGTCGATCTCGCGGCGGATGCGCTCGGCCTCCTTGGCGGCCTTTTCGCGCTCGGCCTTGCTCATGCCATGCCGGGCGCGGTTGGCCGCCGCCTGGGTGGCCTTTGCATCGCGTGCCTTGGCCTTGCGCGCCTTGTTCAGGTTGACGATGTTGCCCATGGCGTCACTCTGCTTCATCCAGCATGGTGGGTGTAACGAAGCTTGCCAGAAAACCCGATTTGGGCGCCACATCCGCCCAGCGCTTGATCGCGAAGCTGATCTCGGCCAGGCCGCCGGTGGGGTATTTGGTTTTCAGCCGCTCCAGGGCATCGCCGGCCCCGGCGCTGCACAGCCGCGCCGCCAGGTCTTCCAGGCCGGGATTATGGCCGATCAGCATCAATTCGCGGCAAGTGGTCGGCGCCGCCCGCAGGGTTGCCAGCAGGTTTGTCGCCTCGGCCAGATAGAGGCTGTGGTCGAAGCGGGTTTCGATATCCGGCCCCAGCCGCTTGGTCAGGCGTTCCCAGGTCTGCCTCGTGCGCTGGGCCGGCGAGCAGAGCACCAGGTCGGGCCGCACCGCGCGTTCGGCCAGGTGGCGGGCGAGGCGGCGGCAGGCCTTCTTGCCGCGCGGCGCCAGGGGGCGGGCGAAATCATCCAGCCCGGGATCGTCCCAGGCGGATTTAGCGTGCCGCAGCAGCCACAGGCGCAACATGGGAATCTCCTTGGAATTACACGAAAAATACTGAAAATTCGTCTGGTTTCGGGCAGGAGTCGCGGCTTTGACATATTCCGCCGTTACACCTATACCCGAACCGGGCCCTGGCATACCGCCACCGGGCCGGTCGGACAAGGCAGGATACTCCGACATGCCGTTGAGCAGCCCAAGCGCGCTTGAAAAATTTGCCCCCGGCGGCCAGCCGCCCGCCGAGCCCTTCGTGCCGCCGCCGGCGGTGGCGGCGGTGCCGGTGCGCGAGCGCTACATCAACCGCGAACTCTCCTGGCTGGCCTTCAATCTGCGCGTCATGGAAGAGGCCAACAACAAGCGCTACCCGCTGCTGGAACGGCTGCGCTTCCTCTCCATCTCGGCCAACAACCTGGATGAATTCTTCATGGTGCGCGTTGCCGGCCTTTACGGCCAGGTGCGGGCGGGTGTTGAGGAAATCAGCCAGGACGGCCTTACCCCGGCGCAGCAATTGGTGCTGATCAACGAAGCCGCTGCCGATCTGATGGCGAAGCAGCAGGCCTGCTGGCGCAAGCTCTGCGTTGAACTGGAGCATGCGGGCATCGCGGTGCTGGAACCGGAGAGGCTCACCGACGACGACCGCAAATGGCTGGAGGATTATTTCCTCGCCCATATCTTTCCCGTGCTGACGCCGCTGGCAATCGATCCCGCGCACCCGTTCCCGTTCATACCCAATCTCGGTTTCGCGATGGTTATGCAAATGCGACGGATTCGTGACGGTCGCAGCCTGAATGCCTTGCTGCCGCTGCCGGGCCAAGTTGACCGTTTCATCCGTCTGCCGGGCGAGAAGATCCGCTTCCTGTCGCTGGAGAATCTTGTCGGCCTGTTCATGCATAAGCTCTTTCCGGGCTATGAGAGCATCGGTCGCGGCCTGTTCCGCATCACGCGCGACAGCGATATCGAAATCGAGGAAGAGGCCGAGGATCTGGTGCGTCTGTTCGAGACGGCGCTGAAGCGCCGCCGGCGCGGCAACGTGATCCGCCTCAAGATCAACGCCGACATGCCGGAGGATCTGCGCCGCTTCGTCTGCGAGGAACTGGAAGTCAGCCCGCAGGCGGTGGTGCCGGTGGATGGCCTGCTCGGCCTCGCCGATACCAAGCGGCTGATCGTCGACGATATTCCCGAGCTCAAGTTCCCGACCTTCAGCGCCCGTTTCCCGGAGCGTATCCGCGATTTCGGCGGCGACTGCTTCGCCGCCATCCGGCACAAGGACCTGGTGGTGCATCACCCCTACGAGAGCTTCGACGTGGTGGTGCAGTTCCTGCGCCAGGCGGCGGCGGATCCGCAGGTGGTGGCGATCAAGCAGACGCTGTATCGCACCTCGGATGACAGCCCGATCGTCAAGGCGCTGATCGAGGCGGCGGAAGCCGGCAAGTCGGTGACGGCGCTGGTGGAGTTGAAGGCGCGCTTCGACGAGGCGGCGAATATCAAATGGGCGCGCGACCTGGAGCGTGCCGGCGTGCAGGTGGTGTTCGGCTTCATCGAGTTGAAGACCCATGCCAAGATTTCGCTGGTGGTGCGCCGCGAAGGCGGCTCGCTCAACACCTATGTGCATTTCGGCACCGGCAACTACCATCCGATCACCGCGAAGGTCTACACCGACCTAAGCTTCTTCACCGACGATCCCGATCTCGGCCACGATGCCACCTATATTTTCAACTTCCTCACCGGCTATGCCGCGCCGGAGCAGTTGAAGCAGATCGCGATCTCGCCATTCTCGCTCAGGCCGCGCCTGCTTGATCTGATCCATGCCGAAATCGAGCACGCCAAGGCGGGCAAGCCGGCGGCGATCTGGGCGAAGATGAACAGCCTGGTCGATCCGGCGGCGATTGATGCGCTCTATGCCGCCAGCCAGGCCGGGGTGCAGATCGACCTAGTGGTGCGCGGCATCTGCTGCCTGCGGCCGGGCGTGAAGGGCCTGTCCGAGAATATCCGCGTGCGCAGCCTGATCGGCCGCTTCCTCGAGCATTCGCGCATCATCTGTTTCGGCAACGGCCATGGCCTGCCGTCGCCAGATGCCAAGGTGTTCATCACCTCGGCGGACTGGATGCCGCGCAATTTCGACCGCCGCGTCGAAGTGCTGGTGCCGGTGGGCAATCCCACCGTGCGCGAGCAGGTGCTGGACCAGATCATGGTGGCGAGCCTGAAAGACGAGGCGCAGAGCTGGGCGCTCGGTGCCGACGACAAGTATTCGCGCGTCTCGACGAAACTTGACGCCTTCAGCGCCCATACCTACTTCATGACCAACCCCAGTCTTTCGGGCCGTGGCAAAGCGCTGAAGTCGCCGGCCGCGATCCGGCGCCTCCAGCTTAAATCCGGATAGTATGACCGCCATTCATTTCGCGCCGTCGCCCATTGCCGCCCGCAAGAATGCGGCAGAGTTGCTGCCGCTGGGTGTCATCGACATCGGCTCGAATTCCGTGCGTCTCGTGGTGTTCGACGAGCCCTTGCGCCTGCCTACGCCGCGCTTCAACGAGAAAGTGCTGTGCGGTCTTGGCCGTGGCCTGGGCGAAACCGGCAAGCTGCATGAGGACGGTGTCACTCTGGCGCTGGCGACGATCCGCCGTTTCGTTGCGCTGGCGCGTCACATGCAGGTGAAGCAGTTGCAGGTGGTGGCCACCGCCGCCGCCCGCGATGCCGCCAATGGCCCGGATTTCATCAGCCGCATCGAGCGTGAGACTGGCGTGAAGGTGCGGCTCCTGTCCGGCACCGAGGAGGCGCAGTATTCGGCGCTCGGCGTGCTTTCCGGCATTCCCGATGCGGAAGGCGTGATGGGTGATCTCGGCGGTGGCAGCCTGGAACTAGTGGCGGTCGAGAAGCGCCGTATCGGCGACAGCGTCACCCTGCCGTTGGGGCCTTTGCGCCTCGCCAGCACCGGCAATTACAACCAGACCAAAGCCTTCATCGACGCCCGCTATGGCGAAGTGAACTGGCTAAAACGCTGGCAAGGCAAGCCGCTCTATGCCGTCGGCGGCTCCTGGCGTGCCATCGCGCGCGTGCATATGGCGCAGACCCAGAGTCCGCTGCATATCATCCACGAATACAATATGGGCCGCGACGAAGCGCTGGAATTCACCCGCCTGCTCGGTCGCCAGGGCAAGGAATCGGTCAGCCGCATGGAAGGCGTGCCGCGTCGCCGCCAGGATTCATTGCCACTCGCCGCCTTGGTGATGCGCCGGCTGCTGAAAGTGTTGCAGCCGAGCGAGGTGGTGTTCTCAGCGCATGGCCTGCGCGAGGGCCTGGCCTATGCCATGCTGGATGATGCGACGCGCGCGCTCGATCCGCTGCTCAGCTATTGCGCCCATATGGCGGCGCGCGAAGGCCGCTATGCCGAGCATGGCGCCGAACTCGACCGCTTCATCGCGCCGCTCTTCGAGAAGGAAAGCATCGCCGAGAAGCGCCTGCGCCTGGCGGCGGCGATGCTGGCCGATATCGCCTGGCGGGTGCATCCGGATTATCGCGGCGAGCAGGCGCTGGGCCTGATCCTGCATGCGCCATTCGGGGGCATCAGCCAGCATGAACGCGCGCTGCTTGGCCTCGCGGTATTCGCGCGCTATGCCGGCACGGTCAGCGATCCGGTGGCCTCGCCGGCCTGGCGCATGCTAGAAACCCGGCAGGCGGATTACGCACTCGCCATCGGCCTCGGCCTGCGGCTTGGGCAGACGCTATCCGGCGGCGTGCCGGGCCTGCTGCGCGATTGCCGCCTGCGCTTCCTCAATGGCAACCTGGTGCTGGAATTGTCGCAGCAACTCGCCGTGCTGGATGGCGAACAGGTGCAGCGCCGCGTCGAGGCGCTGGGCAAGGCGCTCAACCGCGGCTGGGATATCCGCATCGCCAAGGGGTGAGGCATTGCATCCCTTTTTTGTCATTCTCGCGCACGCGAGAATCCCATTTTTTTTGTGATGAAATGGGACTCTGGCTTGCGCCAGGGTGACAAGAATGGCGCGGGAGTAACGACTTCAAAAACAATGGCGTCATGGCCCGCCTGCGCGGGCCATGACGGTTTCATTATTTTTTAAGTTCTACCAGCTTGATGCGGTTGCCGTTCACGGCCAGCGCCAATTCGCCGCGCTTGAGGCGCAGGGCGTCGTTGCCGAACAGCTCGCGGCGCCAGCCCTGCATGGCGGGCACCTGGGCCTCGTCATCGGCGGCGATCTTGTCGAGATCGGAAGAGGCGGCGACCAGCTTCTGCGCCACGTCATGCTCGTCGCATTTCTGCTTCAGCAGCACTTTCAGCAATTCGACAATCGGGCCGATGCCGCGCGGCAATTCCGCCTCGCGCTCGATCTGCGGCCAAGTCTCGCGCGGTGCTTCCAGCCGTGCGGTGATCGCGGCCAGCAGGCCCTGGCCCATCTTGCCCTCGGCGAAGCCCTTGGAGAGGCCCCGGATATGGCCGAGGTCTTCCGCGCTCTTGGGCGGGTGGCCGGCGATTTCCATGGCGGCTTCGTCGCGCAGGATGCGCTGGCGCGGAATGTCGCGCTGGCGGGCTTCCTGTTCGCGCCAGGCGGCCACCGCCTGCAGCACGGCGAGGTATTCCGGCCGGGTGACGCGGGGCTTGAGCCGGCGCCAGGCATCCATCGGCGCCAGATCGTAGGTCGCGGGATCGGTCAGGGTCGCCATCTCGGCATCGAGCCAGGCGGCGCGGCCACTCTTTTGCAGCTTGGCGGAAAGCTTCTCGTAGCATTTCCGTAAATGCGTCACGTCCGAGAGGGCGTAGAGAATCTGCTTGGGCGTCAGCGGCCGGCGGGCCCAGTCGGTGAAACGCGAGCTTTTGTCGATCTGGGCATTGGCCAGCTTGCCGGCCAGGGTCTCGTAGGACACCTGGTCGCCGAAGCCGCAGACCATCGCCGCCACCTGGGTATCGAACAGGGGCGCGGGCACTTCGCCCATCTGGCGGACGAAGATTTCCAGGTCCTGACGCGCCGCATGGAACACTTTCAGAACATTCTTGTTCCGCAGCAGGTCGAAGAGCGGCGCCATATCGAGGCCGTCGGCCAGCGGGTCGATCACCCGGGCTTCCTCCGGGCCGGCCACCTGGATCAGGCAGACCTTGGGCCAGAAGGTGGTTTCCCGCATGAATTCAGTATCGACAGTGACAAACTCGGCCGTGCTCAGCGAACCGCAGAATTCGGCCAGGGCGTCGGTGGTGGTAATCGGAGTCGGATCAGCGTTCATATCCTGGCCCTCATAACACGCTTAGAGCGTCAACCCAATACAATCAGCAGGGAAAATCCGGCCTCAGATGGCTTGACTTTCCCCCCCGTTTCGCGACTGTTCCGCTTCGTTTTCACGGCTTTTATTCAGGATTCCCCCATGTCCCGCTACCGCACCCATACCTGTGGCCAATTGCGCGCTGAATCAGTCGGCGCCACGGTCAAGCTTGCCGGCTGGGTGCATCGCCGCCGCGACCACGGCAACCTGATGTTCATCGACCTGCGTGACCATTACGGCATTACCCAGGTGGTGGCGGAAAGCGGCTCTGAGGCCTTCAAGGCGCTGGAGAAGCTGCGCTCCGAATTCGTCATCTCGGTCAGCGGCAAGGTGGTGGCGCGCACGCCGGAGACGGTGAACCCGAACCTGCCGACCGGCGCGGTTGAACTGGTGGTCGAGGCCGTGGAAGTGCTGGGTGAGGCGCAGGAACTGCCGATGCCGGTTTTCGGCGAGCAGGAATACCCCGAAGATATTCGCCTCAAGTACCGCTTCCTCGACCTGCGCCGCGAACGCCTGCATAACAACATCATCCTGCGCTCGAAGGTGATCTCCTCGATCCGCCGCCGCATGACCGATCAGGGCTTCATGGAATTCCAGACCCCGATCCTCACCGCGTCATCGCCGGAAGGCGCGCGCGACTTCCTGGTGCCGAGCCGCCTGCATCCCGGCCGCTTCTATGCGCTGCCGCAGGCGCCGCAGCAGTTCAAGCAGCTCATCATGGTCTCGGGCTTCGACCGCTATTTCCAGATCGCGCCCTGCTTCCGCGACGAGGATGCGCGCAAGGACCGTTCCCCCGGCGAATTCTACCAGCTCGATGTCGAGATGAGCTTCGTGGAGCAGGACGACGTTTTCAACGCCGTCGGCCCGGTGATCCATGGCGTGTTCCAGGAATTCGCCAATGGCCGCGATTGCGGTCCGGCTGAATTCCCGCGCATCCCGTATCGTGAATCGATGCTGAAATACGGCTCCGACAAGCCGGACCTGCGCAACCCGATCATCCTCGCCGATGTGACCGAGGTGTTCCGCGGTTCGGGCTTTGGTGTGTTCGCCCGCAGCATCGAGAATGGTGGCGTGGTGCGCGGCATTCCGGCACCGGGCGCCGCGGGCCGTCCGCGCAGCTTCTTCGACAAGATGAATGACTGGGCGCGCCAGGAAGGCGCCGCCGGCCTCGGCTACATCATCTTCGACAATGGCGAGGCCAAGGGGCCGATTGCCAAGTTCCTGGATGCCGAGCGTATCGCCAAGCTGAAGGCCGTGGCCAATGTGAAGGATGGCGATGCCATCTTCTTCGCCTGCGACAAGGAATTGCCGGCGGCCAAGCTGGCCGGCCAGGCGCGTATCCGCATCGGCGACGAACTCGATATCTGCGAGAAGAATGTCTTCAAGTTCTGCTGGATCGTCGACTTCCCGATGTTCGAGTATAACGAGGACGAGAAGAAGGTGGATTTCAGCCACAACCCGTTCTCGATGCCGCAGGGCGGCCTGGAAGCGCTGAACAGCCAGGATCCGCTGACCATCAACGCCTACCAGTACGACATCGTGTGCAACGGCGTGGAGCTTTCCTCGGGCGCCATCCGTAACCACAAGCCGGAAATCATGTACAAGGCATTCGAGATCGCCGGCTATGGCCCGGAAGTGGTGGAAGGCAAGTTCGGCGGCATGCTGAATGCGTTCAAGTATGGCGCCCCGCCGCATGGCGGCATCGCGCCGGGCATCGACCGCATCGTCATGCTGCTGGCCGATGAGCCGAATATCCGCGAGATCGTGCTGTTCCCGATGAACCAGCAGGCGCAGGACCTGATGATGCAGGCGCCGAGCGAAGTGACGCTGAAGCAGCTCCGCGAACTGCATATCCGTATCCACGCGCCCGAACTCGACAAGAAATAGTCCCATTAATTGCGTCATGCGCGGACTTGATCCGCGCATCTCTTGGTAAATCGAAAACCAGATGCCCGGGTCGAGCCCGGCCATGACGATGGTGTGGGCTGGAACTGCGCTAGACGGTAGCACCGACAGACAGCAAGGAGGGGCGTATGCGTGATAGCTTCGAATATATCCGCTACGCCATCACGCTGTTCTCGATCCTGGATCCGTTCGCGGCCATCCCGCTCTTCCTGATGCTGATGGAAGGCCGCTCGGGCGCGGAGAAGGCCAAGACAGCCCGCACCGCTGCCATCGCCGTGTTCGGCGTACTGGTGGTCTCCGCACTCTCGGGCGACATGATCCTGCGGCTGCTGGGCGCCAGCCTTGCCGCCTTCCAGGTTGGCGGCGGTATCGTGCTGTTCCTGATGGCGCTCAGCATGGTCAATGCGCAGATGAGCCCGCAGCAGCAGACGCCGGAAGAGGCGGCCGAGGCCGGCGCGCGCGATGCCGTGGGCGTGGTGCCGATTGCCATGCCGCTGCTGGTCGGCCCCGGTTCGATTTCCGCCACCATCATTACCATGCAGAGTGGTGACGGCTTCCTGCATCAGGGTGTGGTGATCCTCGCCATTCTGGTTGTGTGCGTTGCGGTATGGATCGTGCTGCGGCTGGCGGTTCCCATCGGCCAGCGCATGGGCCGCACCGGATTGAATATCCTCAACCGCATTTTCGGCTTGCTGCTGGCCGCCGTTGCAGTGCAGATTTTTGCCAACGGCCTGCGTGGGCTGTTCCCCGGATTGCACTGAATAAAAATCGCTACTGAACGCCAAGCAAAAGGCACCAAGCCATGCTCGATCCTGAAGCCAAGGCCCTGCTCGACGCGGTGGCCGCCGCCAATCGTCCCGCCTATGAGTCCATCGGCGCCGAGGCGGCGCGCAAGCTGTACAAGGAAACCCGTGGCGCGGTGTCGCCGGAACCGCCGGAAGTTTCCGAGGTCGGCAATTTCGCCTGTCCGGGGCCGAATGGTCCGATCCCGCTGCGCTATTACCGCCCGATCGACGTCGATAAGAAAGACGTATTGCCGGTGCTGGTGTTCTACCATGGCGGCGGCTGGGTGATCGGCGATCTCGATACCCATGATGTCGTCTGCCGCACCCTGGCGAATAATTCAGGCTGTGCCGTGGTCAGCGTCGATTACCGCATGGGGCCGGAATTCAAATTCCCCGCCGCCATCGAGGATGCCTATGCCGCGCTGGTCTGGGTGGTGGAGGAAGCCAAACATCTCCGCGTCGATGCCGAGCGCCTCGCCGTAGGCGGCGATTCCGCTGGCGGCAATATCGCCGCCGTGGTGGCGTTGCTGGCGCGCGACGCGGGCAAGCCGGCGATCAAGTTCCAACTGCTGATCTATCCCGCCACCAACATGGCGATGGAGACGGAGTCGCACAAAAACTTCGCCACCGGCCATCTGCTCACCCATAGCAGCATGACCTGGTTCCAGCTCATGTATCTGAACGGCCCGGCCGACTGCGAGGATTGGCGTGCCTCGCCGCTGAAGGCGCCGTCGCTCGCC is a genomic window containing:
- the rnd gene encoding ribonuclease D, encoding MNADPTPITTTDALAEFCGSLSTAEFVTVDTEFMRETTFWPKVCLIQVAGPEEARVIDPLADGLDMAPLFDLLRNKNVLKVFHAARQDLEIFVRQMGEVPAPLFDTQVAAMVCGFGDQVSYETLAGKLANAQIDKSSRFTDWARRPLTPKQILYALSDVTHLRKCYEKLSAKLQKSGRAAWLDAEMATLTDPATYDLAPMDAWRRLKPRVTRPEYLAVLQAVAAWREQEARQRDIPRQRILRDEAAMEIAGHPPKSAEDLGHIRGLSKGFAEGKMGQGLLAAITARLEAPRETWPQIEREAELPRGIGPIVELLKVLLKQKCDEHDVAQKLVAASSDLDKIAADDEAQVPAMQGWRRELFGNDALRLKRGELALAVNGNRIKLVELKK
- a CDS encoding MarC family protein, with amino-acid sequence MRDSFEYIRYAITLFSILDPFAAIPLFLMLMEGRSGAEKAKTARTAAIAVFGVLVVSALSGDMILRLLGASLAAFQVGGGIVLFLMALSMVNAQMSPQQQTPEEAAEAGARDAVGVVPIAMPLLVGPGSISATIITMQSGDGFLHQGVVILAILVVCVAVWIVLRLAVPIGQRMGRTGLNILNRIFGLLLAAVAVQIFANGLRGLFPGLH
- a CDS encoding alpha/beta hydrolase, giving the protein MLDPEAKALLDAVAAANRPAYESIGAEAARKLYKETRGAVSPEPPEVSEVGNFACPGPNGPIPLRYYRPIDVDKKDVLPVLVFYHGGGWVIGDLDTHDVVCRTLANNSGCAVVSVDYRMGPEFKFPAAIEDAYAALVWVVEEAKHLRVDAERLAVGGDSAGGNIAAVVALLARDAGKPAIKFQLLIYPATNMAMETESHKNFATGHLLTHSSMTWFQLMYLNGPADCEDWRASPLKAPSLANLPRGYVVVAGNDPLRDEGVAYAQALQAAGNVVQFREFPGTIHGFITMGKVLPQANEALAEMGAVLKAGL
- the aspS gene encoding aspartate--tRNA ligase is translated as MSRYRTHTCGQLRAESVGATVKLAGWVHRRRDHGNLMFIDLRDHYGITQVVAESGSEAFKALEKLRSEFVISVSGKVVARTPETVNPNLPTGAVELVVEAVEVLGEAQELPMPVFGEQEYPEDIRLKYRFLDLRRERLHNNIILRSKVISSIRRRMTDQGFMEFQTPILTASSPEGARDFLVPSRLHPGRFYALPQAPQQFKQLIMVSGFDRYFQIAPCFRDEDARKDRSPGEFYQLDVEMSFVEQDDVFNAVGPVIHGVFQEFANGRDCGPAEFPRIPYRESMLKYGSDKPDLRNPIILADVTEVFRGSGFGVFARSIENGGVVRGIPAPGAAGRPRSFFDKMNDWARQEGAAGLGYIIFDNGEAKGPIAKFLDAERIAKLKAVANVKDGDAIFFACDKELPAAKLAGQARIRIGDELDICEKNVFKFCWIVDFPMFEYNEDEKKVDFSHNPFSMPQGGLEALNSQDPLTINAYQYDIVCNGVELSSGAIRNHKPEIMYKAFEIAGYGPEVVEGKFGGMLNAFKYGAPPHGGIAPGIDRIVMLLADEPNIREIVLFPMNQQAQDLMMQAPSEVTLKQLRELHIRIHAPELDKK